In Hevea brasiliensis isolate MT/VB/25A 57/8 chromosome 13, ASM3005281v1, whole genome shotgun sequence, a single genomic region encodes these proteins:
- the LOC110634005 gene encoding GDSL esterase/lipase At3g48460 produces MAAFSYFCAQITVIAAILILSSSIFASSASPTRNISRPFEKIYAFGDSFTDTGNTRSVSGPSGFGHVSSPPYGSTFFHHSTNRYSDGRLMIDFVAEALSLPFLPPYRYLKGKANHGVNFAVAGSTAINHAFFVKNNLTLDITPDSIQTQIIWFNEFLEKQGCQGSVSSGPECKAALEGALIWVGEIGVNDYAYITGSSVSGDTIRKLAISSVTTFLQALLSKGVKHVVVQGLPPTGCLPLALSLAPEDDRDDMGCVKSVNDQASTHNAVYLTKLQDLRRKFPNATIAYLDYWNAYCTVIKNPNGYGFKEPLKACCGSGDPPYNFNPFAVCGTSSASACPNPAKYINWDGVHLTEAMYKVLTGMFLHGTYSHPPFGYLLDRKQREG; encoded by the exons ATGGCTGCTTTTTCATATTTCTGTGCCCAAATCACCGTCATTGCTGCTATACTTATCCTCTCCTCTTCAATATTTGCTTCTAGTGCTAGTCCAACTAGGAATATTTCACGTCCCTTCGAGAAGATCTATGCTTTTGGTGATTCATTCACCGACACTGGAAACACTAGGTCTGTGTCAGGTCCTAGCGGTTTTGGCCATGTCTCTAGCCCTCCATATGGCAGCACCTTCTTTCACCATTCCACGAACCGATACTCCGATGGCCGGCTCATGATTGATTTTGTAGCTGAAGCGTTGTCCTTACCATTCTTGCCACCGTACCGTTACCTCAAAGGCAAAGCAAATCATGGGGTGAACTTTGCTGTTGCTGGCTCTACAGCGATAAATCATGCATTCTTTGTTAAGAACAATCTTACACTTGATATTACTCCTGACTCTATCCAAACTCAGATAATTTGGTTCAATGAGTTCTTGGAAAAGCAGGGATGCCAAGGGTCAGTTTCGTCAGGCCCTGAGTGCAAAGCAGCATTAGAAGGTGCGTTGATCTGGGTTGGTGAAATTGGAGTTAACGACTATGCATATATCACTGGATCGTCTGTATCTGGTGACACCATTCGCAAACTTGCAATCAGTAGTGTCACTACCTTTCTGCAG GCATTGTTGAGCAAAGGTGTGAAACACGTTGTTGTCCAAGGTCTGCCTCCCACAGGATGCTTGCCACTGGCCTTGTCACTAGCCCCTGAAGACGACAGGGATGACATGGGCTGTGTGAAGAGTGTAAACGATCAAGCCAGCACCCACAACGCCGTTTACTTGACGAAATTACAAGATCTCAGGAGGAAATTTCCCAATGCTACAATTGCCTATCTTGACTACTGGAACGCCTACTGCACAGTTATAAAGAATCCAAATGGTTATGGGTTCAAGGAGCCCTTGAAGGCCTGCTGTGGATCAGGAGACCCGCCTTACAACTTTAATCCGTTTGCTGTATGTGGCACGTCTTCTGCCAGTGCTTGTCCAAATCCTGCTAAGTACATAAACTGGGATGGAGTTCACCTCACAGAAGCCATGTATAAGGTGCTTACTGGTATGTTTCTCCATGGAACTTACAGTCACCCTCCATTTGGGTACTTGTTGGACAGGAAACAGCGTGAAGGATGA
- the LOC110634006 gene encoding E3 ubiquitin-protein ligase AIRP2 isoform X1: protein MMDYYELAARSSYQESLKVLEADIHHANVLAASIPRGKSGSCLQMKLVYNHLAPICLLLLQWMDCSCTCLPSSYLNLFHIVLYQVCSDGRPKISSCRRKATIREFYVAAVILPSLQYLHGDSMELDTTQEEGCMEVVKKRLEERRKLSDTDLEREDECGICLEPCTKMVVPSCCHTMCINCYHDWNTRSESCPFCRGSLKRVNSGDLWVLTCNKDVVDTETVLREDMLRFYLYINSLPKDVPDALFLMYYEYLI from the exons ATGATGGATTACTATGAGCTTGCAGCCAGGTCTTCTTACCAAGAGTCTCTTAAGGTTCTCGAGGCTGATATCCACCACGCTAATGTGTT GGCGGCTTCTATACCAAGAGGCAAGAGTGGTTCTTGTCTGCAAATGAAACTGGTTTACAATCACTTGGCACCCATTTGTTTGCTGTTACTCCAGTGGATGGATTGTTCGTGTACATGTCTACCTTCAAGTTATTTAAATCTTTTCCACATAGTTTTATATCAG GTATGCTCTGATGGGAGGCCAAAGATTTCTTCATGCAGAAGGAAAGCAACCATTAGGGAATTCTATG TTGCAGCTGTTATATTACCATCACTTCAATATCTTCATGGTGATTCAATGGAGTTGGACACGACTCAGGAAGAAGGTTGTATGGAGGTAGTTAAAAAGAGACTAGAGGAAAGGAGGAAACTTTCAGATACAGATTTAGAGAGGGAGGATGAATGTGGGATCTGCTTGGAGCCTTGCACAAAAATGGTTGTACCAAGCTGCTGCCACACAATGTGCATCAACTGCTACCATGACTG GAACACAAGATCAGAATCTTGCCCATTTTGCCGGGGAAGTCTGAAAAGAGTGAATTCAGGTGACTTGTGGGTTCTCACATGCAATAAGGATGTGGTTGACACTGAAACTGTGTTAAGAGAGGATATGTTGCGATTCTATCTTTACATAAACAGCCTGCCTAAGGATGTCCCTGATGCTTTGTTCTTGATGTATTATGAGTACCTAATCTAA
- the LOC110634006 gene encoding E3 ubiquitin-protein ligase AIRP2 isoform X2 codes for MMDYYELAARSSYQESLKVLEADIHHANVLAASIPRGKSGSCLQMKLVYNHLAPICLLLLQWMDCSCTCLPSSYLNLFHIVLYQVCSDGRPKISSCRRKATIREFYAVILPSLQYLHGDSMELDTTQEEGCMEVVKKRLEERRKLSDTDLEREDECGICLEPCTKMVVPSCCHTMCINCYHDWNTRSESCPFCRGSLKRVNSGDLWVLTCNKDVVDTETVLREDMLRFYLYINSLPKDVPDALFLMYYEYLI; via the exons ATGATGGATTACTATGAGCTTGCAGCCAGGTCTTCTTACCAAGAGTCTCTTAAGGTTCTCGAGGCTGATATCCACCACGCTAATGTGTT GGCGGCTTCTATACCAAGAGGCAAGAGTGGTTCTTGTCTGCAAATGAAACTGGTTTACAATCACTTGGCACCCATTTGTTTGCTGTTACTCCAGTGGATGGATTGTTCGTGTACATGTCTACCTTCAAGTTATTTAAATCTTTTCCACATAGTTTTATATCAG GTATGCTCTGATGGGAGGCCAAAGATTTCTTCATGCAGAAGGAAAGCAACCATTAGGGAATTCTATG CTGTTATATTACCATCACTTCAATATCTTCATGGTGATTCAATGGAGTTGGACACGACTCAGGAAGAAGGTTGTATGGAGGTAGTTAAAAAGAGACTAGAGGAAAGGAGGAAACTTTCAGATACAGATTTAGAGAGGGAGGATGAATGTGGGATCTGCTTGGAGCCTTGCACAAAAATGGTTGTACCAAGCTGCTGCCACACAATGTGCATCAACTGCTACCATGACTG GAACACAAGATCAGAATCTTGCCCATTTTGCCGGGGAAGTCTGAAAAGAGTGAATTCAGGTGACTTGTGGGTTCTCACATGCAATAAGGATGTGGTTGACACTGAAACTGTGTTAAGAGAGGATATGTTGCGATTCTATCTTTACATAAACAGCCTGCCTAAGGATGTCCCTGATGCTTTGTTCTTGATGTATTATGAGTACCTAATCTAA